The following coding sequences lie in one Spinacia oleracea cultivar Varoflay chromosome 1, BTI_SOV_V1, whole genome shotgun sequence genomic window:
- the LOC110777001 gene encoding ranBP2-type zinc finger protein At1g67325 isoform X2, which produces MDMCGGSNVNFSFRTTCNMRNCTQPRPADHNAKPALRPMQPPQPYSSNPPYGGSGPPPASMYMGMPHYGSSVFNGSSIPPYDVPYSGGSAYHYNYGNRISGGSPYRPMPLSGPPPYSGGSMMGNGGMYGVPLPMMDRYGMPMPPMPPPAMGPRPGFFPDDKSQKIDETRDNDWKCPKCGNVNFSFRTVCNMRKCSTPKPGAQAPKPEKSPNA; this is translated from the exons ATGGATATGTGTGGTGGAAg CAATGTCAATTTTTCTTTCAGAACAACGTGCAACATGCGCAATTGTACGCAGCCCAGACCAGCTGATCACAATGCG AAACCCGCTTTAAGGCCAATGCAGCCTCCTCAGCCTTACTCTTCCAATCCTCCATACGGAGGATCCGGACCTCCACCTGCATCAATGTATATGGGAATGCCTCATTACGGTTCTTCAGTTTTTAATGGATCATCGATTCCCCCTTATGATGTCCCATATTCTGGGGGATCAGCATACCATTATAATTATGGAAACCGCATCTCTGGAGGCAGCCCCTACCGACCAATGCCTTTGTCTGGACCGCCACCATATTCTGGTGGATCCATGATGGGAAATG GTGGAATGTACGGTGTGCCTCTACCAATGATGGACCGTTATGGCATGCCCATGCCGCCTATGCCTCCACCTGCTATG ggCCCAAGACCAGGATTTTTCCCAGATGACAAATCCCAGAAAATAG ATGAGACACGAGACAATGACTGGAAATGCCCTAAATGTGGAAATGTGAATTTCTCTTTTAGAACAGTTTGCAATATGAGGAAGTGCAGCACACCAAAGCCTGGTGCTCAG GCTCCAAAACCAGAGAAAAGTCCAA ATGCCTGA
- the LOC110777001 gene encoding ranBP2-type zinc finger protein At1g67325 isoform X3, giving the protein MDMCGGRTTCNMRNCTQPRPADHNAKPALRPMQPPQPYSSNPPYGGSGPPPASMYMGMPHYGSSVFNGSSIPPYDVPYSGGSAYHYNYGNRISGGSPYRPMPLSGPPPYSGGSMMGNGGMYGVPLPMMDRYGMPMPPMPPPAMGPRPGFFPDDKSQKIDETRDNDWKCPKCGNVNFSFRTVCNMRKCSTPKPGAQAPKPEKSPSKSSYT; this is encoded by the exons ATGGATATGTGTGGTGGAAg AACAACGTGCAACATGCGCAATTGTACGCAGCCCAGACCAGCTGATCACAATGCG AAACCCGCTTTAAGGCCAATGCAGCCTCCTCAGCCTTACTCTTCCAATCCTCCATACGGAGGATCCGGACCTCCACCTGCATCAATGTATATGGGAATGCCTCATTACGGTTCTTCAGTTTTTAATGGATCATCGATTCCCCCTTATGATGTCCCATATTCTGGGGGATCAGCATACCATTATAATTATGGAAACCGCATCTCTGGAGGCAGCCCCTACCGACCAATGCCTTTGTCTGGACCGCCACCATATTCTGGTGGATCCATGATGGGAAATG GTGGAATGTACGGTGTGCCTCTACCAATGATGGACCGTTATGGCATGCCCATGCCGCCTATGCCTCCACCTGCTATG ggCCCAAGACCAGGATTTTTCCCAGATGACAAATCCCAGAAAATAG ATGAGACACGAGACAATGACTGGAAATGCCCTAAATGTGGAAATGTGAATTTCTCTTTTAGAACAGTTTGCAATATGAGGAAGTGCAGCACACCAAAGCCTGGTGCTCAG GCTCCAAAACCAGAGAAAAGTCCAAGTAAGTCTTCGTATACATAA
- the LOC110777001 gene encoding ranBP2-type zinc finger protein At1g67325 isoform X1: MDMCGGSNVNFSFRTTCNMRNCTQPRPADHNAKPALRPMQPPQPYSSNPPYGGSGPPPASMYMGMPHYGSSVFNGSSIPPYDVPYSGGSAYHYNYGNRISGGSPYRPMPLSGPPPYSGGSMMGNGGMYGVPLPMMDRYGMPMPPMPPPAMGPRPGFFPDDKSQKIDETRDNDWKCPKCGNVNFSFRTVCNMRKCSTPKPGAQAPKPEKSPSKSSYT, translated from the exons ATGGATATGTGTGGTGGAAg CAATGTCAATTTTTCTTTCAGAACAACGTGCAACATGCGCAATTGTACGCAGCCCAGACCAGCTGATCACAATGCG AAACCCGCTTTAAGGCCAATGCAGCCTCCTCAGCCTTACTCTTCCAATCCTCCATACGGAGGATCCGGACCTCCACCTGCATCAATGTATATGGGAATGCCTCATTACGGTTCTTCAGTTTTTAATGGATCATCGATTCCCCCTTATGATGTCCCATATTCTGGGGGATCAGCATACCATTATAATTATGGAAACCGCATCTCTGGAGGCAGCCCCTACCGACCAATGCCTTTGTCTGGACCGCCACCATATTCTGGTGGATCCATGATGGGAAATG GTGGAATGTACGGTGTGCCTCTACCAATGATGGACCGTTATGGCATGCCCATGCCGCCTATGCCTCCACCTGCTATG ggCCCAAGACCAGGATTTTTCCCAGATGACAAATCCCAGAAAATAG ATGAGACACGAGACAATGACTGGAAATGCCCTAAATGTGGAAATGTGAATTTCTCTTTTAGAACAGTTTGCAATATGAGGAAGTGCAGCACACCAAAGCCTGGTGCTCAG GCTCCAAAACCAGAGAAAAGTCCAAGTAAGTCTTCGTATACATAA